The following proteins are co-located in the Neomonachus schauinslandi chromosome 8, ASM220157v2, whole genome shotgun sequence genome:
- the LOC110575688 gene encoding class I histocompatibility antigen, Gogo-C*0202 alpha chain-like encodes MGPRTLVLLLSGALAETETWAGSHSLKYFHTAVSRPGRREPRFVVVGYVDGTPFVRFDSDAASRRMEPRAPWVEREGPEYWDRETRNAKGHAQLSRRNLWIAVGYCSQSEAGSHTLQGMFGCDLGPAGVAEHDSNYAQSECVKSLRRHLEKGNQTLQCAEPPKTHVSHHPISDHDVTLKCWALGFYPAEITLTWQQDREDLTQDTELVETRPAGDGTFQKWTAVVVPSGQEQRYTCHVQHEGLPEPITLTWEPPT; translated from the exons ATGGGGCCCCGAACCCTCGTCCTGCTGCTGTCGGGGGCCCTGGCCGAGACCGAGACCTGGGCGG GCTCCCACTCCCTGAAGTATTTCCACACCGCCGTGTCCCGGCCTGGCCGCAGGGAGCCCCGCTTCGTGGTCGTCGGCTACGTGGACGGCACGCCGTTCGTGCGGTTCGACAGCGACGCGGCGAGTCGGAGGATGGAGCCGCGGGCGCCGTGGGTGGAGCGGGAGGGGCCGGAGTATTGGGACCGGGAGACGCGAAACGCCAAGGGCCACGCCCAGCTTTCGCGACGGAACCTATGGATCGCTGTCGGCTACTGCAGTCAGAGCGAGGCGG GGTCTCACACCCTCCAGGGGATGTTTGGCTGCGACTTGGGGCCGGCCGGTGTGGCCGAGCACGACAGCAACTACGCTCAGAGCGAGTGCGTGAAGTCGCTCCGCAGGCACCTGGAGAAGGGGAACCAGACGCTGCAGTGCGCAG AACCGCCCAAAACACATGTGAGCCATCACCCCATCTCTGACCATGATGTCACCCTGaagtgctgggccctgggcttcTACCCTGCAGAGATCACCCTGACCTGGCAGCAGGACAGGGAGGACCTGACCCAGGACACAGAGCTTGTGGAGACCAGGCCTGCAGGGGATGGGACCTTCCAGAAGTGGACGGCTGTGGTGGTGCCTTCTGGACAGGAGCAGAGATACACGTGCCATGTGCAGCATGAGGGGCTGCCCGAGCCCATCACGTTAACATGGG aGCCACCTACTTAG